The following nucleotide sequence is from Desulfurobacterium indicum.
GCATTGAGGAGAATATTAGAAAAGTCTTTGTTCTCAATATACAGCCTGATACAACGTTTATTGCTACTGTTAGCTCTTTAATCAACACTATTGCTTCATCAACCCACGTTTTCAAAACAGTTGCTTCAAAATATCCAGAGCTTGCATCTATCATTTCAGAAATAGAGGAACTTTTAGAAGATCTTCTTGTAAGTGCTAAAGAGATAGCCGTGGCTCTTCAGAACAGAGACTTTAAAGAAACACTTGATAAGATGGAAGAGCTTATTAAGGTAAGCAATGAGATTACATCAAAGGTTGTTGTATGTATAAAAACCTATCTGAATATAAAAGATGGAGGCCGTTGATAGATGCCTAAAAAACAGGATTTGCTTCCAAAAATACTTGAAACCGGTGCCAATGAGCTTGAGATAGTTGATTTCAGGATGTATGAGGAGCTTGATGACGGTTCTATATATGAATGGGCTTTGGGCGTTAACGTTGCTAAAGTTAAGGAAGTTATTTTTACTCCTGAGAATGTGGCAAAGACGCCGAAATCACCTCCTGAAGTGGTGGGAATAGCCAAGATAAGGGATAAGAACATTCCTCTCCTCTCTCTCGCCAGGTGGATGAAGATTAAGCCGGCAATGGAGGAGAAGTACACTATCGTGATGGAATTTTTAAGGGAGACGGTTGGTATAACGATTCATGAGGCAAAGAGAATCCGCCGTTTAAAGTGGAACGAAATTAAAAAGCCGCCTGAGAGTATGGACAACAGGCTTGGCGGTAAAATTGTTGGTGTTATAGAAATAGAGAACGGCCAACTCCTTTTACTGCTTGACTTTGAAGGTATTCTTGATGAACTCGGGATGATAAAAGTTATGAGTGTCAGCAGTATCAATAAGAAGAAGCTTGGAATTAAGGCAGATGAGCACTTTAAAATACTTATCCTTGATGATAGTTCTGTTGCCAGAAGGATTATGAGAAAGATATTGACAGAAGACGGACATACCGTTTATGAGGCGACAAACGGTATAGAGGCTCTTGAAATGCTTCACGACTGGCTTAAAGAGGCAAAGGATGAGGGAAAGGATCTCTCCGATTATGTTCAGCTTATTATTTCTGACATAGAGATGCCGGGGATGGATGGTTTGACCTTTACAAAAAAAGTGAAAGAAAATCCAGAGCTTGCCAAAATACCTGTTATAATAAACACATCGCTTAGTGATCAGGCTAACGTTAGTAAAAGTAAATTTGTTGGGGCAGATGCGCACCTTGTAAAATTTGATGCGCCTGACCTTATAAAACTTGTTCATAAATATGCTTTAAGGAGGAATGATGCCTCTTCCTGATCCGAATATAAAGATTCTGATAGTTGATGATATGGCTACAATGAGAAGAATAGAAAAATCTCTCCTCATGCAGCTTGGTTTTAAAAATATAGATGAAGCTGAAGATGGAAAGGTTGCCCTTCAAAAATTAAGACAGGGCAATTACGATTTTGTCCTTACCGACTGGAACATGCCAAACATGACAGGACTTGAACTTGTTCAGGAGATAAGGAAGGATCCAAAATTGAAGCATCTACCTGTTCTCATGGTAACTGCAGAAGCAAAGAAAGAGAACGTTCTTGCAGCCATAAAAGCCGGTGTTAATAACTACGTTGTTAAGCCTTTTACGGCAGAAACGCTTAAAGAAAAGATAGAAAAGATATTCTCCGCATATAAAAAGTGAGGGGCTTATGTCGGTTGACCTTCAATCTATATACATGCTTGCCAGTGGCGGCAAGCGCGCTATGGAACAGCTTGATGTTACTTCTAACAATATAGCTAACGTTGATACACCTGGTTTTAAAAAAATTTTTGAAGAAGAGATGTATCAAAATGTTTCTGTAAATAAGGGAGAAGCTGGCAAACTTTTAACTTTCCCAAGATTCAGAGAGACAGTTCCAATCCTGTCACAGGGTTCTCTTCAAAAAACCGATTCACCGTTTGATTTTGCCATTTCCGGAAGTGGATTTTTCACCGTTTTAACGAAAGCAGGCATTCTCCTTACCAGGAATGGACACTTCCATCTTGATAGAAACGGTTTTTTGGTTGATGCTAATGGGAACAAAGTTCTTGATAATACAGGAAAACCTATCCTTCTGGACGGAACAATGCCTTTTAATGTTACCGAAGATGGTAAAGTTCTTCAGGGAGGAGTTCAGGTAGCAGTTTTAGGTCTGGAAGATTATGATTCCGTCAAACCTATTGGTGAAGGCTACTACAAAGGTTCGGGCAACCGTAAAAAAGTAAATTGCAGGATTTTAACCGGCTATCTTGAAAGCTCTAACGTCGATCCGATTGAAGAGATGGTTAATTTAATAGAAGTTCAAAGACGTTTTGATATATATGGAAACTTGATAAGGGGTCTTGATAGGCTTAATATAAAGAGCGTTGAAATAGGAAAGGTTTAAACTAAGGGGGAAATACTATGATAAGGGCTCTCTGGACATCTGCTTCCGGAATGGAAGCACAGCAGACAAACCTTGATGTGATTTCTAACAACATAGCGAATGTTAATACAATCGGTTTTAAACGTTCCAGAGCAAACTTTGAGGATTTAATGTATCAGACGATAAAAGATCCCGGAGTTATGAGCTCTGATGAAAATATGGTGCCTACAGGTATTCAAATAGGACTTGGAGTTAAACTTTCAGATGTCAGTAAAATATTCACTCAAGGAAGTCTTATAAAAACAGA
It contains:
- a CDS encoding chemotaxis protein, encoding MPKKQDLLPKILETGANELEIVDFRMYEELDDGSIYEWALGVNVAKVKEVIFTPENVAKTPKSPPEVVGIAKIRDKNIPLLSLARWMKIKPAMEEKYTIVMEFLRETVGITIHEAKRIRRLKWNEIKKPPESMDNRLGGKIVGVIEIENGQLLLLLDFEGILDELGMIKVMSVSSINKKKLGIKADEHFKILILDDSSVARRIMRKILTEDGHTVYEATNGIEALEMLHDWLKEAKDEGKDLSDYVQLIISDIEMPGMDGLTFTKKVKENPELAKIPVIINTSLSDQANVSKSKFVGADAHLVKFDAPDLIKLVHKYALRRNDASS
- a CDS encoding chemotaxis response regulator CheY, with the translated sequence MPLPDPNIKILIVDDMATMRRIEKSLLMQLGFKNIDEAEDGKVALQKLRQGNYDFVLTDWNMPNMTGLELVQEIRKDPKLKHLPVLMVTAEAKKENVLAAIKAGVNNYVVKPFTAETLKEKIEKIFSAYKK
- a CDS encoding flagellar hook-basal body protein; the encoded protein is MSVDLQSIYMLASGGKRAMEQLDVTSNNIANVDTPGFKKIFEEEMYQNVSVNKGEAGKLLTFPRFRETVPILSQGSLQKTDSPFDFAISGSGFFTVLTKAGILLTRNGHFHLDRNGFLVDANGNKVLDNTGKPILLDGTMPFNVTEDGKVLQGGVQVAVLGLEDYDSVKPIGEGYYKGSGNRKKVNCRILTGYLESSNVDPIEEMVNLIEVQRRFDIYGNLIRGLDRLNIKSVEIGKV